Proteins from one Kineosporiaceae bacterium genomic window:
- a CDS encoding AAA family ATPase: protein MAESAIGAPAAWAAALGDGADTTAFFDAASRARRYRTSPTAGLLALIAADSAQAKAYAEALVELTTAACTLGESNLQVVLNASTSAAAQLRAVTPGASSPGPAAPPAATPGEGTRLPVDPRLLDQLRITHGITLPPGVQGTQTPGTSPDGTVPEGPVPEGTVPGTAGGAPAATQPAPSDPAAPEAAPEPPPKTLEELLAELDDLTGLAAVKTEIHRQTAVLRVEKLRAEAGMAKATITRHLVFVGNPGTGKTTVARLVSGIYRALGLLSKGQLIEVDRSELVAGYLGQTAIKTAEIVAKAIGGVLFIDEAYSLAGDQYGQEAIDTLVKEMEDHRDDLVVVVAGYPGPMADFIDTNPGLASRFRTILTFADYTDDELVDIFGQMAVKADYTAGPAVLAAFRAMLAGVVHDESFGNGRYARNVLEAAIGRHAWRLRDVEQPTIEQLRELAPHDLVDPPADVPAGEPGEPVVSAPVDTGDPVGQDANAAGGERP, encoded by the coding sequence CTGGCCGAGTCGGCAATCGGTGCGCCGGCCGCCTGGGCCGCTGCGCTCGGGGACGGCGCGGACACCACGGCCTTCTTCGATGCCGCCAGTCGGGCTCGCCGCTATCGCACGTCCCCGACCGCGGGCCTGCTCGCCCTGATCGCCGCCGATTCGGCGCAGGCGAAGGCCTACGCCGAGGCCCTGGTCGAGCTGACCACGGCGGCGTGCACCCTGGGCGAGTCCAACCTGCAGGTGGTGCTCAACGCATCGACGTCCGCGGCCGCCCAGTTGCGGGCGGTCACCCCGGGCGCCTCATCGCCCGGTCCGGCGGCGCCGCCGGCCGCGACGCCGGGGGAGGGCACCAGGTTGCCGGTCGACCCCCGCCTGCTGGACCAACTGCGGATCACCCACGGCATCACGCTGCCACCCGGCGTCCAGGGCACGCAGACCCCCGGCACCTCGCCGGACGGAACAGTGCCAGAGGGACCAGTGCCGGAGGGGACAGTGCCGGGCACGGCAGGCGGAGCCCCCGCGGCCACCCAGCCCGCGCCGTCCGACCCCGCGGCGCCCGAGGCCGCCCCCGAGCCGCCGCCGAAGACCCTCGAGGAACTGCTCGCCGAACTCGACGACCTCACCGGCCTGGCCGCGGTCAAGACCGAGATCCACCGGCAGACCGCGGTACTGCGGGTCGAGAAGCTGCGTGCTGAGGCCGGCATGGCCAAGGCCACCATCACCCGGCACCTGGTGTTCGTGGGCAACCCGGGCACCGGCAAGACCACGGTGGCGCGGCTGGTGTCCGGCATCTACCGAGCTCTCGGCCTCCTGAGCAAGGGCCAGTTGATCGAGGTCGATCGATCCGAGCTGGTGGCCGGCTACCTCGGCCAGACCGCGATCAAGACCGCCGAGATCGTCGCCAAGGCCATCGGCGGGGTGCTGTTCATCGACGAGGCCTACAGCCTGGCCGGTGACCAGTACGGCCAGGAGGCCATCGACACCCTGGTCAAGGAGATGGAGGACCACCGCGACGACCTGGTCGTCGTGGTCGCCGGGTATCCGGGACCGATGGCCGACTTCATCGACACCAACCCGGGGCTGGCGAGCCGGTTCCGCACCATCTTGACCTTCGCCGACTACACCGACGACGAGTTGGTCGACATCTTCGGACAGATGGCCGTCAAGGCCGACTACACCGCCGGCCCGGCCGTGCTCGCTGCCTTCCGGGCGATGCTGGCCGGCGTGGTGCACGACGAGTCCTTCGGCAACGGCCGCTACGCGCGCAACGTGCTCGAGGCCGCCATCGGACGGCACGCCTGGCGGCTACGGGACGTTGAGCAGCCGACCATCGAGCAACTGCGCGAGCTGGCTCCGCACGACCTGGTCGACCCGCCGGCCGACGTGCCCGCGGGGGAGCCGGGGGAACCCGTGGTGAGCGCGCCGGTCGAC